Proteins from a genomic interval of Pseudomonas asplenii:
- a CDS encoding UDP-N-acetylmuramoyl-tripeptide--D-alanyl-D-alanine ligase, whose translation MLEAMKLSAVANALSGRLSAADASFSGVSIDSRSIQPGQLFVALTGPRFDGHDYLDDVAAKGAVAALVEREVPESPLPQLVVRDTRLALGQLGALNRALFNQPVAAITGSSGKTTVKEMLASILRTRGLVLATRGNLNNDLGAPLTLLELAPEHSAAVIELGASRIGEIAYTVAMTRPHVAILNNAGTAHVGEFGGPEKIVEAKGEIIEGLQADGTAVLNLDDKAFPIWKARAGMRKVLTFARDNDNANFHASAISRDPRGCPRFELHSPEGSVPVQLNLLGAHNVANALAAAAAAHALGVSLPGIAAGLEAVQPVKGRTVAQLATNGIRVIDDTYNANPTSICAAVDILADFSGRTVLVLGDIGELGEWAEQGHREVGAYASGKVSALYAVGPMMVHAVDAFGQHARHFASQADLIEALGAEQDTNTTILIKGSRSAAMENIVAALCGPAPHVKGETH comes from the coding sequence ATGCTTGAAGCAATGAAGTTGAGCGCGGTTGCCAATGCCCTGTCCGGTCGCCTGAGTGCGGCCGATGCCAGTTTTTCCGGGGTGAGCATCGACAGTCGGTCGATTCAGCCGGGCCAGTTGTTCGTCGCCCTGACGGGGCCGCGTTTCGATGGTCATGATTATCTGGACGACGTGGCGGCCAAAGGTGCCGTTGCCGCATTGGTTGAACGCGAAGTTCCCGAGAGCCCGCTGCCGCAACTGGTGGTGCGCGATACCCGTCTGGCCCTGGGCCAATTGGGCGCATTGAATCGCGCCCTTTTCAATCAGCCGGTGGCGGCGATTACCGGCTCCAGCGGCAAGACCACGGTCAAGGAGATGCTGGCGAGCATCCTGCGTACCCGTGGCCTGGTCCTGGCGACCCGGGGCAACCTGAACAACGATCTGGGCGCGCCGCTGACCTTGCTCGAGCTGGCACCGGAGCACAGTGCGGCGGTTATCGAGCTGGGGGCTTCGCGTATTGGCGAGATCGCCTATACCGTCGCCATGACCAGGCCCCATGTGGCGATACTGAATAACGCCGGAACCGCCCATGTCGGCGAGTTCGGTGGCCCGGAGAAAATTGTCGAGGCCAAGGGCGAGATCATCGAAGGGCTGCAGGCCGATGGCACCGCAGTGCTCAATCTGGACGACAAGGCCTTCCCGATCTGGAAAGCCCGGGCCGGCATGCGCAAGGTGCTGACCTTTGCTCGGGACAACGACAACGCCAACTTCCACGCCAGCGCGATTTCCCGTGATCCGCGCGGCTGTCCGCGCTTCGAACTGCACAGCCCGGAAGGGTCGGTGCCGGTTCAATTGAACCTGCTGGGTGCTCACAACGTCGCCAATGCCCTGGCCGCCGCTGCGGCGGCTCATGCGCTGGGCGTGTCGCTGCCGGGCATCGCTGCCGGGCTGGAAGCGGTCCAGCCGGTCAAGGGCCGGACAGTCGCGCAACTGGCAACCAACGGTATTCGCGTGATCGACGACACCTACAATGCGAACCCCACCTCAATATGTGCCGCTGTTGATATACTCGCCGACTTTTCCGGTCGCACCGTTCTGGTGCTCGGAGATATCGGCGAGCTGGGCGAGTGGGCGGAGCAGGGTCATCGTGAAGTAGGGGCTTACGCCTCAGGCAAGGTTTCCGCGCTGTATGCGGTGGGACCGATGATGGTCCACGCCGTCGACGCATTTGGTCAGCACGCTCGTCATTTCGCCAGCCAGGCTGATCTGATCGAGGCGCTTGGCGCCGAGCAAGACACCAACACCACCATTTTGATCAAGGGTTCGCGTAGCGCGGCGATGGAAAACATCGTGGCGGCTTTGTGCGGGCCTGCGCCGCATGTTAAGGGAGAGACGCATTAA
- a CDS encoding UDP-N-acetylmuramoyl-L-alanyl-D-glutamate--2,6-diaminopimelate ligase, producing MSLSLNKIFPHAGRELLIRELALDSRKVRAGDLFLAVPGGKVDGREHIADALQRGAAAVAYEADGATVLPITDVPLIPVKGLTAQLSEIAGRFYGEPSRQLNLVGVTGTNGKTSVSQLVAQALDLLGQHCGILGTLGSGFHGALNSGMLTTPDPIAVQATLADLKNAGAKAVAMEVSSHGLDQGRVSALAFDVAVLTNLSRDHLDYHGTMQAYGAAKAKLFDWANLRCRVINLDDDFGRQLAAREAESRLITYSLQDSAAYLYCRDAQFSDEGVRATLVTPHGEHHLRSTLLGRFNLSNVLAAVGALLGLDYALDEILRVLPQLEGPAGRMQRLGGGTRPLVVVDYAHTPDALEQVLMALRPHAKGQLHCLFGCGGDRDRGKRPLMAELAERLADSVLVTDDNPRTEDPQQIFDDIRPGFSTPDAVRFVSGRGVAIAELIAAARVDDVLVLAGKGHEDYQEINGERHAFSDLVEATKALDAWEAANA from the coding sequence ATGTCCTTGAGTCTGAACAAGATATTCCCCCACGCAGGCCGCGAACTGCTGATTCGCGAGCTGGCGCTCGACAGCCGCAAGGTGCGTGCCGGTGATCTGTTCCTGGCGGTACCGGGTGGCAAGGTCGATGGCCGTGAGCACATCGCCGATGCGCTGCAGCGCGGGGCGGCGGCGGTCGCCTATGAGGCTGATGGCGCTACCGTACTGCCGATCACTGATGTGCCGCTGATTCCGGTCAAGGGGCTGACGGCACAGTTGTCGGAAATCGCCGGGCGATTCTATGGCGAACCGAGCCGGCAGTTGAACCTGGTGGGGGTCACCGGCACCAATGGCAAGACCAGTGTCAGTCAGTTGGTAGCCCAGGCCCTCGACCTGCTCGGCCAGCATTGCGGCATTCTCGGGACGCTGGGCAGTGGTTTTCATGGCGCGCTCAACAGCGGCATGCTCACCACGCCCGACCCGATTGCCGTGCAGGCGACCCTGGCGGACCTGAAAAACGCCGGTGCCAAGGCGGTGGCGATGGAGGTTTCCTCCCATGGCCTGGATCAGGGTCGGGTCAGCGCGTTGGCGTTCGACGTGGCTGTGCTGACCAACCTCTCACGCGACCACCTCGATTATCACGGCACCATGCAAGCCTATGGTGCGGCGAAGGCCAAGCTGTTCGACTGGGCCAACCTGCGTTGCCGGGTGATCAACCTCGACGACGACTTCGGCCGGCAACTGGCCGCTCGCGAGGCTGAATCGCGGCTGATTACCTACAGCCTGCAGGACAGCGCCGCGTATCTGTATTGCCGAGACGCCCAGTTCAGCGATGAAGGCGTACGCGCCACTCTGGTGACTCCGCATGGTGAACACCATCTGCGCAGCACGCTGCTCGGCCGGTTCAACCTGAGTAATGTACTGGCAGCAGTCGGCGCCTTGCTGGGGCTGGATTACGCGCTGGATGAAATTCTCCGGGTCTTGCCGCAGTTGGAAGGCCCAGCCGGCCGGATGCAGCGCCTGGGCGGTGGTACGCGACCGCTGGTGGTGGTCGATTACGCCCACACCCCGGATGCTTTGGAACAAGTGCTGATGGCCTTGCGCCCGCACGCCAAGGGACAACTGCATTGCCTGTTCGGCTGTGGCGGCGACCGCGATCGCGGCAAGCGTCCGCTGATGGCAGAGCTGGCCGAGCGCCTGGCTGACAGTGTGCTGGTGACCGACGACAACCCGCGTACCGAAGATCCTCAGCAGATTTTCGATGACATCCGCCCCGGTTTCAGCACCCCCGATGCCGTGCGTTTCGTGTCCGGCCGTGGCGTGGCGATTGCCGAACTGATCGCTGCTGCCCGTGTCGACGACGTGCTCGTCCTGGCCGGCAAGGGCCATGAGGATTACCAGGAAATCAATGGCGAGCGCCATGCTTTCTCCGACTTGGTCGAGGCTACAAAGGCTCTGGATGCCTGGGAGGCCGCCAATGCTTGA
- a CDS encoding peptidoglycan D,D-transpeptidase FtsI family protein has translation MKLEGALYPWRFRVVLGALAIMVGYICWKIVDLQVFDRAFLIGQGDARSMRHIPIPAHRGLITDRNGEPLAVSTPVTTLWANAKEMQLAKDRWPALAQALGQDPKQLAERLEQQANKEFIYLVRGLTPEQGQAVLDLKVPGVYGIEEFRRFYPAGEVAAHMVGFTDIDDHGREGVELAYDEWLAGVPGKRQVIKDRRGRLIKDVQVTKNAKAGKPLALSIDLRLQYLANRELRNALVENGAKAGSLVIMDVKTGEILAMVNQPTYNPNNRRNLQPAMMRNRAMIDVFEPGSTMKPLSMSAALETGRWKPSDTVEVYPGTLQLGKYTIRDVSKTEGPVLDLTGILINSSNVGMSKVAFDIGGEAIFRVMQKVGLGQDTGLGFPGERVGNLPNYREWRKAETATLSYGYGLSVTAIQLVHAFSALANNGKIVPLTLIKTDKMPEGTQVIPEKVAKTMQGMLQQVIEAPRGVWRAKVPAYHVAGKSGTARKTSVGTKGYAENAYRSLFAGFGPMSDPRYAIVVVIDEPSKAGYFGGLVSAPVFSKVMSGTLRLMNVSPDDLSSIPQQQAVAAPEPVKGGRG, from the coding sequence ATGAAGCTTGAGGGCGCACTCTATCCATGGCGTTTTCGTGTGGTGCTCGGCGCACTGGCGATCATGGTCGGCTATATCTGCTGGAAAATCGTCGACCTTCAGGTCTTCGACCGGGCTTTCCTGATTGGCCAGGGCGATGCACGCAGCATGCGTCACATCCCCATTCCAGCACACCGCGGGCTGATCACCGACCGCAATGGCGAGCCTCTGGCCGTCAGTACGCCGGTCACCACGCTGTGGGCCAACGCCAAGGAAATGCAACTGGCCAAGGACCGCTGGCCGGCCCTGGCCCAGGCTCTCGGGCAGGATCCCAAGCAGTTGGCCGAGCGCCTGGAACAACAGGCCAACAAGGAATTCATCTATCTGGTCCGTGGCCTGACTCCGGAGCAGGGGCAGGCTGTACTCGATCTCAAGGTGCCCGGTGTCTACGGCATCGAGGAATTCCGGCGATTCTATCCGGCCGGTGAAGTGGCGGCCCATATGGTCGGCTTTACGGATATCGATGATCACGGTCGTGAAGGTGTGGAACTGGCCTACGACGAATGGCTGGCCGGGGTGCCCGGCAAGCGACAAGTGATCAAGGACCGGCGCGGCCGACTGATCAAGGATGTCCAGGTCACCAAGAACGCCAAGGCCGGCAAGCCCTTGGCGTTGTCGATTGACCTGCGCCTGCAATATCTGGCCAACCGCGAGTTGCGCAACGCCCTGGTGGAAAACGGCGCCAAGGCCGGCAGCCTGGTGATCATGGACGTCAAGACCGGCGAGATCCTCGCGATGGTCAACCAGCCGACCTACAACCCCAACAACCGTCGCAACCTGCAGCCGGCGATGATGCGCAACCGCGCGATGATCGACGTGTTCGAGCCGGGTTCGACCATGAAGCCGCTCTCCATGAGTGCCGCCCTGGAAACCGGGCGCTGGAAACCCAGCGATACGGTCGAGGTATATCCCGGCACCCTGCAGTTGGGCAAGTACACCATCCGCGACGTCTCCAAGACCGAAGGCCCGGTGCTCGACCTGACCGGTATCCTGATCAACTCCAGTAACGTGGGGATGAGCAAGGTCGCCTTCGACATCGGTGGCGAGGCGATTTTCCGTGTCATGCAGAAGGTCGGCCTGGGTCAGGACACCGGCCTCGGTTTCCCCGGCGAGCGCGTCGGCAACCTGCCGAACTACCGTGAATGGCGCAAGGCCGAGACCGCGACCCTGTCCTACGGCTACGGCCTGTCGGTGACCGCTATCCAGTTGGTGCACGCGTTCTCGGCACTGGCCAACAACGGCAAGATCGTGCCGCTGACCCTGATCAAGACCGACAAGATGCCCGAGGGTACCCAGGTCATCCCGGAAAAGGTCGCCAAGACCATGCAGGGCATGTTGCAGCAGGTGATCGAGGCGCCGCGGGGTGTCTGGCGTGCCAAGGTCCCGGCCTATCATGTCGCCGGAAAGTCCGGTACTGCACGTAAGACTTCGGTCGGTACCAAGGGGTATGCCGAAAACGCCTATCGTTCATTGTTCGCCGGTTTCGGCCCGATGAGCGATCCGCGTTACGCCATCGTGGTGGTGATCGACGAGCCGAGCAAGGCCGGTTACTTCGGTGGCCTGGTTTCGGCGCCGGTTTTCAGCAAGGTGATGTCCGGCACGCTGCGGCTGATGAACGTAAGCCCGGACGACCTGTCGAGTATTCCGCAACAGCAAGCCGTTGCCGCCCCTGAACCTGTAAAAGGAGGGCGTGGTTAA
- the ftsL gene encoding cell division protein FtsL, with product MSKLYAKPLPGGSFFMFLLFIAVLVSAIGVSYSAYWNRQLLNSLYNELSVRDKAQAEWGRLILEQSTWTAHSRIETLATEQLKMRIPSPSEVRMVAP from the coding sequence GTGAGCAAGCTCTACGCCAAGCCACTTCCTGGCGGGAGCTTTTTCATGTTCCTGCTGTTTATCGCCGTGCTGGTCTCAGCCATCGGCGTGTCCTATAGCGCGTATTGGAATCGCCAGTTGCTCAACTCGCTTTACAACGAACTGAGCGTACGCGACAAAGCCCAGGCCGAATGGGGTCGACTGATCCTTGAGCAGAGTACCTGGACTGCCCATAGCCGTATCGAGACGCTGGCCACCGAACAACTGAAGATGCGCATCCCAAGCCCATCCGAAGTCCGGATGGTGGCGCCATGA
- the rsmH gene encoding 16S rRNA (cytosine(1402)-N(4))-methyltransferase RsmH — protein sequence MTIDSGFNHITVLLDEAVEALAVRPDGCYLDGTFGRGGHSRLILSKLGPEGRLLGFDKDPQAIATGQALAAEDGRFVIVQRSFAELAAEVAERQMAGKVNGILLDLGVSSPQLDDPERGFSFMNDGPLDMRMDPSRGISAAEFIASAPAEEIARVFKEYGEERFSGRMARAVVERREIKPFERTADLAEVLKVANPAWEKGKNPATRAFQGLRIHVNNELGDLEAGLDAALDALEVGGRLVVISFHSLEDRIVKLFMRRLVKGEADNLPRNLPVRHQAFEPRIKVHGKARFASEAELKANPRARSAVMRIAEKLR from the coding sequence GTGACTATTGATAGCGGCTTTAACCACATCACCGTACTGCTTGACGAAGCCGTCGAGGCTCTCGCCGTACGTCCTGATGGCTGCTATCTGGATGGCACCTTCGGTCGCGGCGGGCATAGCCGCCTGATTCTCAGCAAGCTCGGGCCAGAGGGGCGACTTCTCGGCTTCGACAAGGATCCACAGGCGATTGCCACCGGGCAAGCGCTAGCGGCCGAAGACGGCCGCTTTGTCATTGTGCAGCGCAGCTTTGCCGAGCTGGCGGCGGAGGTCGCCGAGCGGCAGATGGCCGGCAAGGTCAATGGCATCCTGCTTGACCTGGGCGTGTCTTCGCCGCAGTTGGATGATCCGGAACGTGGCTTCAGCTTCATGAATGACGGGCCGCTGGACATGCGCATGGACCCTTCGCGGGGTATCAGTGCCGCCGAGTTCATCGCCTCCGCGCCGGCTGAGGAAATCGCCCGCGTCTTCAAGGAATATGGCGAGGAGCGGTTCTCCGGACGCATGGCCCGTGCCGTGGTCGAGCGCCGTGAAATCAAGCCTTTCGAGCGCACGGCCGACCTGGCCGAAGTGCTGAAGGTCGCCAACCCGGCCTGGGAAAAGGGCAAGAACCCGGCAACCCGGGCCTTCCAGGGGCTGCGTATCCACGTCAACAATGAGCTGGGCGATCTCGAGGCTGGCCTCGATGCCGCGCTGGACGCTCTGGAAGTCGGCGGTCGGCTGGTGGTGATCAGCTTCCATTCGCTGGAAGACCGCATTGTCAAACTGTTCATGCGGCGCCTGGTCAAGGGCGAGGCAGACAACCTGCCGCGTAACCTGCCGGTGCGTCATCAGGCGTTCGAGCCGCGCATCAAGGTGCACGGCAAGGCCCGTTTCGCTTCAGAGGCCGAACTCAAGGCCAACCCGCGTGCACGCAGCGCAGTCATGCGCATCGCGGAGAAGTTGCGGTGA
- the mraZ gene encoding division/cell wall cluster transcriptional repressor MraZ, producing the protein MFRGANAISLDAKGRLAMPSRYRDELDSRSSGQLIVTIDAVDPCLCVYPLDEWELIETKLRALPSLREENRRLQRLLIGNAVDLELDGSGRFLVPPRLREYAKLDKRAMLVGQLNKFQLWDEDAWNAVAAADLVAIKQPGAMPDELRDLIL; encoded by the coding sequence GTGTTTCGTGGAGCAAACGCTATCAGTCTCGATGCCAAGGGTCGTCTCGCTATGCCGAGCCGGTACCGTGACGAGCTCGATTCGCGTAGTTCCGGCCAACTGATTGTCACCATCGATGCCGTTGACCCTTGCCTGTGTGTGTATCCGCTCGACGAGTGGGAGCTGATTGAAACCAAGTTGCGTGCGTTGCCGTCGCTGCGGGAAGAGAACCGTCGTCTGCAACGTTTGCTGATTGGTAATGCCGTCGATCTCGAACTCGATGGCAGCGGCCGTTTCCTGGTGCCGCCGCGCCTGCGCGAGTACGCGAAGCTGGACAAGCGCGCGATGCTGGTGGGCCAACTGAACAAGTTTCAACTGTGGGACGAGGACGCCTGGAATGCTGTTGCTGCAGCGGACCTGGTGGCCATTAAACAACCGGGCGCGATGCCTGATGAACTGCGTGATCTGATCCTGTGA
- the rsmI gene encoding 16S rRNA (cytidine(1402)-2'-O)-methyltransferase — translation MGSLYVVATPIGNLDDISARAMKVLRDVALIAAEDTRHSLRLLQHFGITTPLAACHEHNERDEGSRFIAKLLAGEDVALISDAGTPLISDPGYHLVRQARAAGIKVVPVPGACALIAALSAAGLPSDRFIFEGFLPAKAVGRRSRLELLREEPRTLIFYEAPHRILECLQDMEAVFGGERPALLARELTKTFETLKGLPLAELRNFVETDSNQQRGECVVLVAGWTAPQSDEAVGAEAMRVLDLLLKEMPLKRAAALAAEITGVRKNLLYQAALDKQKSD, via the coding sequence ATGGGCTCGCTTTATGTGGTGGCGACGCCCATCGGCAACCTGGATGACATCAGTGCGCGGGCGATGAAGGTGTTGCGCGACGTGGCGTTGATCGCGGCAGAGGATACCCGGCATTCGTTGCGGCTTTTGCAGCACTTCGGTATCACCACGCCACTGGCGGCCTGCCATGAGCATAACGAGCGTGACGAAGGCAGTCGGTTTATCGCCAAACTGCTGGCGGGCGAGGATGTCGCCCTCATCTCTGATGCTGGCACACCGCTGATTTCCGATCCTGGTTATCACTTGGTGCGCCAGGCGCGAGCCGCGGGTATCAAGGTGGTGCCGGTTCCGGGGGCCTGTGCGCTGATCGCGGCGCTGTCGGCGGCCGGCCTGCCTTCCGATCGGTTCATTTTCGAAGGGTTCCTGCCGGCCAAGGCCGTGGGGCGTCGTTCGCGCCTTGAGCTGTTGCGTGAGGAGCCGCGGACACTGATCTTCTATGAAGCGCCCCATCGAATCCTCGAGTGCCTGCAGGATATGGAGGCGGTGTTCGGCGGTGAGCGCCCGGCATTGCTGGCCCGTGAGCTGACCAAGACCTTCGAGACGCTCAAGGGTTTGCCGCTGGCCGAACTGCGCAACTTCGTCGAAACCGACAGCAACCAGCAGCGTGGCGAGTGCGTCGTGCTGGTCGCTGGCTGGACTGCTCCGCAAAGCGACGAGGCGGTGGGCGCCGAGGCCATGCGTGTGCTCGATCTGCTGCTCAAGGAAATGCCGCTCAAGCGCGCAGCGGCTCTCGCTGCTGAAATCACTGGGGTGCGCAAGAACCTGCTGTACCAGGCGGCCTTGGATAAGCAGAAAAGCGACTGA
- a CDS encoding penicillin-binding protein activator — translation MIACLRLFSALCLAALLAACASSPSSSLGELPRTPDASIEQLLEQASSSKTPDQAALLRLSAADLAYRQKDNGRASQILAQVQLDQLKPAQQVFASTLAAELAMSRNQPKAALAALSHPSLEHLGELPVDQQIRTQTVRARALEADGQTLAAARERIFIAPLLSGDAARANHEAIWALIAALPTDQLQPTGNDDLSGWLSLALTVKTSGTLEQQQAAIDTWRAQNPKHPAAVQLPQALVKLKELASQPLNKIALLLPNDGQLASVGKALREGFMAAQYQAQQAGQKPPAIEFYDSSRLTSLDDFYRKAQAAGVQLVIGPLEKPLVKQLSARAQLPITTLALNYSESAQNPPQLFQFGLAAEDEAREVSRRARADGLHRAAAMVPKGEWGDRVLKAFRQDWEANGGTVIGVERVDQPVALAQQIADLFQLRQSEGRAKSLQSTVGGQVAAQPSRRQDIEFIFLAATPQQAQQIKPTLNFQYAGDVPVYGTSHLFSATGDINQYNDMNGIRFCETPWLLDANDPLRQQVTAQWPQAAGSLGRLYAMGVDAYRLAPRLGQLKALPDSRIDGLSGSLSMDQGQRVERQLPWAQFVNGQVQRLPNTPR, via the coding sequence ATGATCGCTTGCCTGCGGCTGTTCTCTGCCCTCTGCCTCGCTGCCTTGCTGGCGGCTTGCGCCAGCTCGCCCTCCTCCAGCCTTGGCGAACTTCCACGGACCCCGGATGCCAGCATCGAGCAACTGCTCGAACAGGCCTCTTCCAGCAAAACACCGGACCAGGCCGCCCTGCTGCGCCTGAGCGCCGCCGACCTGGCCTATCGCCAGAAAGACAACGGTCGCGCCTCGCAGATTCTTGCCCAGGTGCAACTGGACCAGCTCAAGCCGGCCCAACAGGTATTCGCCAGCACACTGGCCGCCGAACTGGCGATGAGCCGCAACCAGCCCAAGGCCGCGCTCGCCGCCCTGAGCCATCCGAGCCTGGAACACCTGGGTGAACTGCCAGTAGACCAGCAGATCCGCACCCAGACCGTCCGCGCCCGCGCCCTCGAAGCCGACGGCCAGACCCTGGCTGCCGCGCGCGAGCGCATTTTCATCGCACCGCTGCTCAGTGGCGACGCCGCTCGTGCCAACCACGAGGCGATCTGGGCACTGATAGCCGCCCTGCCGACCGACCAGTTGCAACCGACCGGCAACGACGACCTCAGCGGCTGGCTCAGCCTGGCTCTGACGGTGAAGACTTCCGGCACGCTGGAGCAACAACAGGCCGCGATCGATACCTGGCGCGCACAGAACCCCAAGCACCCTGCCGCCGTGCAGTTGCCACAGGCTCTGGTGAAACTCAAGGAACTGGCCAGCCAGCCGCTGAACAAGATCGCCCTGCTGCTGCCTAACGACGGCCAATTGGCCTCGGTCGGCAAGGCGCTGCGCGAAGGGTTCATGGCCGCCCAATACCAGGCACAACAGGCCGGCCAGAAGCCACCAGCGATTGAGTTCTACGACAGCTCGCGCCTGACCTCTCTCGACGATTTCTATCGCAAGGCCCAGGCGGCCGGCGTGCAACTGGTCATCGGCCCGCTGGAGAAACCGCTGGTCAAGCAGTTGAGCGCTCGCGCGCAACTGCCGATCACCACGCTGGCACTGAACTACAGCGAAAGCGCACAAAACCCACCACAGCTGTTCCAGTTCGGTCTTGCCGCCGAAGACGAAGCCCGCGAAGTCTCGCGTCGTGCCCGCGCCGACGGCCTGCACCGCGCCGCAGCCATGGTACCGAAGGGTGAATGGGGCGACCGCGTACTGAAAGCCTTCCGCCAGGACTGGGAAGCCAACGGCGGCACCGTGATCGGTGTCGAGCGTGTCGACCAGCCGGTAGCCTTGGCCCAGCAGATTGCCGACCTGTTCCAACTGCGCCAGAGCGAAGGTCGCGCCAAGAGCCTGCAGAGCACCGTCGGTGGCCAAGTTGCCGCGCAACCTTCGCGCCGCCAGGACATCGAGTTCATCTTCCTCGCCGCCACCCCGCAGCAGGCCCAGCAGATCAAACCGACCCTGAACTTCCAGTACGCCGGTGACGTCCCGGTATACGGCACCTCCCACCTGTTCAGCGCAACCGGCGACATCAACCAGTACAACGACATGAACGGCATTCGCTTCTGCGAAACGCCATGGCTGCTGGACGCCAACGACCCCCTGCGCCAACAGGTCACCGCCCAATGGCCACAGGCCGCCGGCAGCCTCGGCCGCCTGTATGCCATGGGTGTCGACGCCTATCGCCTGGCTCCGCGCCTGGGCCAGCTCAAGGCACTGCCAGACAGCCGTATCGACGGCCTCTCCGGCAGCCTGAGCATGGACCAGGGCCAACGGGTAGAACGCCAGCTGCCATGGGCACAATTCGTCAACGGCCAGGTCCAGCGCCTGCCGAATACCCCACGCTGA
- a CDS encoding YraN family protein: MPQGSHLESGKDAESLALRHLEQQGLRLLAQNWSCKRGELDLVMLDGDTVVFVEVRYRKNTQWGGAAGSIDARKRKKLIFAAQYFLQRESRWANSPCRFDVIAIEGALDAAPRLNWLRNAFDS, encoded by the coding sequence ATGCCGCAAGGCTCACACCTGGAGAGCGGCAAGGATGCCGAGAGCCTCGCGCTCCGGCATCTCGAACAACAGGGGCTGCGCCTGCTGGCGCAGAACTGGTCATGTAAACGCGGCGAGCTTGATCTGGTCATGCTCGACGGCGATACAGTAGTATTCGTCGAAGTTCGTTATAGAAAAAACACCCAATGGGGTGGCGCCGCGGGCAGCATCGATGCCCGCAAGCGCAAGAAGTTAATATTCGCGGCGCAGTATTTTCTGCAACGCGAGTCACGCTGGGCCAATAGCCCCTGCCGTTTCGACGTGATCGCCATAGAGGGCGCACTGGATGCAGCACCCCGGCTGAACTGGCTACGGAATGCCTTCGACAGCTGA
- a CDS encoding phosphoheptose isomerase, protein MDMQSRIRQLFQASIDTKQQAMDVLAPHIEQASQIMVNALLNEGKMLSCGNGGSAGDAQHFSSELLNRFERERPSLPAIALTTDSSTITSIANDYSYNEIFSKQIRALGQPGDVLLAISTSGNSANIIQAIQAAHDREMVVVALTGRDGGGMASLLLPEDVEIRVPSNVTARIQEVHLLAIHCLCDLIDSQLFGSEE, encoded by the coding sequence ATGGACATGCAATCCCGAATTCGCCAGCTTTTCCAGGCCAGTATCGACACCAAGCAACAGGCGATGGACGTTCTTGCACCTCACATCGAGCAAGCCAGCCAGATCATGGTCAATGCCCTGCTCAACGAAGGCAAGATGCTCTCCTGCGGCAATGGTGGCTCGGCGGGCGACGCCCAGCATTTTTCCTCTGAACTGCTCAACCGCTTCGAACGCGAACGACCGAGCCTGCCGGCCATTGCACTGACCACCGACAGCTCGACCATCACCTCGATAGCCAACGACTACAGCTACAATGAAATCTTCTCCAAACAGATCCGCGCCCTCGGCCAACCCGGCGATGTTCTGCTGGCGATTTCCACCAGTGGCAACTCGGCCAACATTATTCAGGCAATCCAGGCCGCACATGATCGCGAAATGGTTGTCGTAGCTTTGACGGGACGTGATGGTGGCGGTATGGCTTCACTGCTGCTGCCCGAGGATGTGGAAATTCGCGTCCCCAGCAACGTCACCGCACGTATCCAGGAAGTCCACTTGCTGGCGATCCACTGCCTGTGCGATCTGATCGACAGCCAACTGTTCGGGAGTGAAGAATGA
- a CDS encoding BON domain-containing protein: protein MTINRLSLLALTLCLSLSGCSSVLTATRDGPINDDQGTRTLGSKIDDSVIETKVAVNVAKADPDLDAASHIVVSSYNGIVLLAGQTPREDLKAKAEQAASSVQRVKKVNNELQILQPSSLAARSNDTWLTSKIKAQMLTDNTIPGSRIKVITENGIVYLMGLVTQQEATRATNLVQGVGGVQKIVKLFEYID from the coding sequence ATGACCATTAACCGCCTTAGCCTGCTGGCTTTGACTCTGTGCCTGAGCCTCAGCGGCTGCAGCTCGGTGCTGACCGCAACCCGTGATGGTCCGATCAATGACGACCAGGGAACGCGCACCCTGGGCAGCAAGATCGATGACTCCGTGATCGAAACCAAGGTTGCAGTCAACGTCGCCAAGGCCGATCCGGACCTGGACGCTGCCTCGCATATCGTGGTGAGCAGCTACAACGGCATCGTGCTACTCGCTGGGCAGACGCCGCGTGAAGACCTCAAGGCCAAGGCCGAGCAGGCCGCGTCCAGCGTCCAGCGCGTGAAGAAAGTGAACAACGAACTGCAGATCCTGCAGCCCTCCTCGCTCGCGGCCCGCAGCAACGACACCTGGCTGACCAGCAAGATCAAGGCTCAGATGCTGACCGACAACACCATCCCCGGCTCACGCATCAAGGTGATCACCGAGAACGGTATCGTCTACCTGATGGGCCTGGTCACCCAGCAGGAAGCCACGCGCGCGACCAACCTGGTGCAAGGTGTCGGCGGCGTGCAGAAAATCGTCAAGCTGTTCGAGTACATCGACTGA